A DNA window from Camelina sativa cultivar DH55 chromosome 17, Cs, whole genome shotgun sequence contains the following coding sequences:
- the LOC104756329 gene encoding auxin-responsive protein SAUR36-like: MAGGGLVKCSKIRHIVRLRQMLRRWRNKARLSSVSRCVPSDVPSGHVAVCVGSDCRRFVVRASYLNHPVLSNLLVQAEEEFGFANQGPLVIPCDESVFEEAIRFISRSDSSSRGSTRFTCPDDLQKCNGAGGIKIKSKMDLLIESRPLLHGVVEKAIW; this comes from the coding sequence atggcaggAGGAGGTTTAGTAAAATGCAGCAAGATCCGTCACATTGTGAGACTGAGGCAAATGCTCAGGCGATGGCGTAACAAAGCAAGGTTGTCTTCGGTCAGCCGTTGTGTACCGTCGGATGTTCCATCAGGACACGTGGCAGTCTGTGTGGGTAGCGATTGCAGGAGATTCGTGGTGCGCGCGTCGTACCTGAACCATCCGGTCTTGAGCAATCTCCTGGTTCAAGCTGAGGAGGAGTTCGGTTTCGCTAACCAAGGACCGTTGGTTATCCCTTGCGATGAATCGGTTTTCGAAGAAGCGATCCGGTTTATTTCTCggtctgattcttcttctcgaGGGTCAACCCGGTTTACTTGTCCTGACGATCTTCAGAAATGTAACGGAGCAGGaggaatcaaaatcaaaagcaagATGGATCTGTTGATTGAATCTCGACCGTTGCTTCACGGCGTCGTTGAGAAAGCCATCTGGTGA